Proteins from a single region of Scytonema millei VB511283:
- a CDS encoding helix-turn-helix domain-containing protein codes for MLVEVARPFDNSISQKRSLGHHTANDYFDTIGNMTLSAPRSFDIIAPTAEDSAIAQASSQILASIVDSDASHCTIRVMLDGTQGEAVTIPTSALRLFVDILTQMAKGNAVSIVPIKKELTTSEAADILNVSRPYLVDLLESGKIPFRKVGTRRRILYQDLMTYKHRIDERRRQALAELAAQAQELNMGYE; via the coding sequence TTGTTAGTAGAGGTAGCTCGCCCTTTTGACAATTCGATCTCTCAAAAGCGATCGCTCGGACACCATACAGCCAATGACTATTTCGACACCATTGGAAACATGACACTATCAGCTCCCCGTTCCTTCGACATTATTGCACCGACAGCAGAAGATTCTGCAATCGCCCAAGCCAGCAGCCAAATTTTGGCATCAATTGTGGACTCGGACGCATCTCATTGCACAATTAGGGTGATGCTAGATGGCACACAAGGTGAAGCGGTTACTATCCCAACATCTGCGTTGCGTCTTTTCGTTGACATCTTGACCCAGATGGCTAAAGGCAATGCTGTCAGTATCGTTCCCATCAAAAAGGAACTCACTACCTCTGAGGCAGCTGACATTTTGAATGTCTCTCGTCCCTACTTAGTGGACTTACTGGAGTCGGGAAAAATTCCTTTCCGCAAAGTTGGAACCCGTCGCCGGATTCTCTATCAAGATTTGATGACATACAAACACCGGATTGACGAAAGGCGGCGGCAAGCCCTGGCTGAGTTGGCTGCCCAAGCCCAAGAACTAAACATGGGTTACGAGTAG
- a CDS encoding tyrosine-type recombinase/integrase yields the protein MKIDRHGRAKILTPIEIQLLFNSGLQNSRDRALFGICLYTACRITEACTLRRKDVFDEKRRVRSELIIRKANTKGKLATRTIWVGEELRSLLIDYNPPSYQWFLFPGRHGKGHINPDSAARILREACRIVGIEGASTHSFRRTALTIMSDARIPLRVIQEVSGHRTLDELQKYLEVRPEQVRGAIASLSMLSHVGKTRYHDLDIDLNTSSQEVDCSLSPDNESL from the coding sequence ATGAAGATCGACAGGCACGGCAGAGCCAAAATACTCACCCCAATTGAAATCCAGTTGCTATTTAACTCTGGGCTACAAAACAGCCGAGATCGCGCCCTGTTTGGCATCTGCCTTTACACCGCTTGCCGGATTACCGAAGCTTGCACCTTAAGGCGAAAAGATGTCTTCGACGAAAAAAGAAGAGTCCGTAGTGAATTAATCATTCGCAAAGCCAATACCAAAGGCAAGCTGGCAACGCGCACGATTTGGGTGGGCGAGGAGCTGCGGAGTTTGTTAATCGACTACAACCCCCCATCCTACCAATGGTTTTTGTTTCCAGGTCGTCACGGCAAAGGACACATTAACCCAGATAGTGCTGCTCGTATATTGCGCGAAGCTTGCCGCATAGTGGGGATAGAAGGAGCTAGTACCCATTCATTCCGGCGCACCGCCTTAACGATAATGAGCGACGCTAGAATCCCCTTGCGAGTCATACAGGAAGTATCAGGACACCGCACCCTGGACGAATTACAGAAATACTTAGAGGTTCGCCCAGAGCAAGTCAGGGGAGCGATCGCGTCTTTATCTATGCTCTCCCATGTCGGGAAAACGCGCTATCACGACCTAGACATCGACCTAAACACGTCAAGTCAGGAAGTTGACTGCTCTCTATCCCCCGATAACGAGTCATTGTAG
- a CDS encoding PIN domain-containing protein, translating to MAFFTAVYDASVLYPAPLRDFLMWLALTDLFKARWTDEIHDEWMRNVLLNRPDLTLAQLTRTKNLMNANVRDCLVTDYSSLIPSLELPDPDDLHVLAAAIRSAASFIVTFNLKDFPMVALAPYGVEAIHPDEFILQLIDLNAVEVGYAANRQLSTLKNPPRTQDEYLDTLIKQGLPQSAASLRELFEEMPEI from the coding sequence GTGGCTTTTTTCACTGCGGTCTACGATGCCTCTGTTTTATATCCAGCACCGCTGCGGGATTTTTTGATGTGGCTGGCGCTCACCGACCTGTTTAAGGCTCGTTGGACGGATGAGATTCATGACGAATGGATGAGAAACGTTCTTTTGAACCGTCCTGACCTAACACTAGCTCAACTGACCCGCACGAAAAATCTGATGAATGCCAATGTCCGAGATTGTCTAGTCACAGATTATTCGTCGCTCATCCCAAGTCTTGAACTACCAGATCCAGACGATCTCCACGTTCTAGCTGCGGCAATTCGTTCTGCTGCTAGTTTTATTGTCACCTTCAACCTCAAGGATTTTCCGATGGTGGCTCTTGCACCCTATGGCGTTGAAGCAATTCACCCAGATGAGTTTATCCTGCAACTGATTGACCTGAACGCGGTAGAGGTTGGGTATGCCGCTAATCGGCAACTAAGCACGCTCAAAAATCCACCACGAACGCAGGATGAATACCTAGACACGCTGATAAAGCAAGGACTGCCGCAGTCAGCGGCATCGCTGCGCGAGTTGTTTGAAGAGATGCCAGAAATTTGA